One genomic window of Gemmatimonadota bacterium includes the following:
- a CDS encoding DUF4160 domain-containing protein translates to MPTVVRDGEFAFVIHTRELSFEPPHVHVRFGGNQVRIELAGVTFMDQPPPGKRRAILEAFARHAARIRRSWEQIHGPLEGDRQ, encoded by the coding sequence ATGCCCACGGTCGTGCGAGATGGCGAGTTCGCATTCGTGATCCACACGAGAGAGCTGTCCTTCGAACCTCCGCACGTGCACGTGCGCTTCGGAGGCAACCAGGTTCGGATTGAACTCGCTGGTGTCACGTTCATGGATCAGCCGCCGCCGGGCAAGCGTCGAGCGATACTCGAAGCGTTCGCGCGTCATGCGGCCAGGATCCGGCGGAGCTGGGAGCAGATTCACGGTCCGCTCGAGGGTGATCGGCAATGA
- a CDS encoding helix-turn-helix transcriptional regulator: MVTGARLTTDGLYVRFADEREGVIPLEELKLPGQPDRVILPDPYVIEIHLVDGTVEEVPWDFARHFADPNYRARSEAAGERGRRFFGERLRSVRSEQGLTQEELAERAGVNRVTIARFEAGKQLPRYRTLVALADGLGVPIERLIVG; encoded by the coding sequence ATGGTTACGGGTGCCCGGCTCACAACGGACGGTCTCTACGTGCGGTTCGCGGACGAGCGTGAAGGGGTGATCCCCTTAGAGGAGCTCAAGCTCCCCGGCCAGCCTGACCGCGTTATTCTCCCTGATCCGTACGTGATCGAGATTCATCTGGTTGACGGCACCGTCGAAGAAGTTCCCTGGGATTTCGCCCGGCACTTCGCCGACCCGAATTACCGCGCGCGTTCGGAAGCGGCAGGGGAACGCGGTCGCCGGTTTTTCGGGGAGCGTCTCCGGTCCGTGCGCTCGGAACAGGGGCTAACGCAGGAGGAGCTCGCGGAGCGGGCTGGGGTCAACCGCGTGACGATCGCCCGGTTCGAAGCGGGCAAGCAACTGCCTCGCTATCGGACCCTCGTCGCCCTCGCCGACGGACTGGGCGTTCCCATCGAACGACTTATCGTCGGCTGA
- a CDS encoding type II toxin-antitoxin system Phd/YefM family antitoxin, protein MTERTPNVPGLPVWKLHEAKARFSELFRRARVQGAQRVVKQGGEAVVVVPSEDFDRLTERAAQPASLVGFFRSAPTGGQALDLKRKRDTSRTIKW, encoded by the coding sequence ATGACGGAACGTACGCCAAACGTGCCCGGTTTACCGGTCTGGAAGCTTCACGAGGCTAAAGCGCGTTTTAGCGAGCTCTTCCGGCGCGCGCGGGTACAAGGTGCCCAGCGGGTCGTCAAGCAGGGGGGCGAGGCGGTCGTGGTCGTCCCATCCGAAGATTTCGATCGGCTAACGGAGCGTGCCGCGCAACCGGCATCGCTCGTCGGCTTCTTCCGCTCGGCACCCACGGGTGGTCAGGCGCTCGACCTGAAACGGAAGCGAGACACCAGCCGAACTATCAAGTGGTAG
- a CDS encoding type II toxin-antitoxin system VapC family toxin codes for MKRRPNRGVAAWVDATAEELLHLSVITIGEIRKGIDLLSDDDPKRAALQGWLGHDVRARFAGRLLAFDDAVAERWGQIEALAKKRRLTLPTIDAQLAATALHHNLTFVTRNTGDVAATGVPVFNPWSE; via the coding sequence ATGAAGCGTCGTCCAAACCGCGGCGTCGCGGCGTGGGTGGACGCCACGGCGGAGGAGCTCCTGCACCTGAGTGTGATCACGATCGGCGAGATTCGGAAAGGCATCGACCTGCTTTCAGACGATGACCCGAAGCGGGCTGCTCTGCAGGGCTGGCTGGGTCATGACGTCCGCGCCCGATTCGCCGGCCGGCTCCTGGCCTTCGATGACGCGGTTGCCGAGCGCTGGGGACAGATCGAAGCATTGGCGAAGAAGCGGCGATTGACGTTGCCGACCATCGATGCCCAGCTAGCAGCGACGGCACTCCATCACAACCTGACGTTCGTCACTCGAAATACGGGTGATGTCGCCGCCACCGGCGTGCCGGTCTTCAATCCCTGGAGCGAGTGA